AGCGGAGCGTGGCTCATGCTCATTCCCCGGTGAACTTCGGTACCCGTTTTTCCATGAAGGCGGCGACGCCTTCGGCGTAGTCCGGGCTCCAGCCCAGCTCGCGCATGTAGCTGCCTTCCAGCGACAGTTGCTGCTCCAGCGTGTGGCCGGGGGCGGCGTGCATCGCCTGGCGGGTGCGCACCAGCGCCTTGGTCGGCGCCGTGGAAAGTTGCCTGGCCAGGGCGTCGACCGCTGCGGCGAACTCGGCATCTTCGACGCATTGCCAGATCAGGCCCCAGTCGGCGGCCTTTTCGGCGGGCAGCTTGTCGGCGAGCAGGGCGAGGCCCATGGCGCGCGCCATGCCGACGCGCTGCGGCAGGAACCAGGTGCCGCCGGTGTCCGGAATCAGGCCGATCTTGGAGAAGGCTTGCAGGAAGGAGGCGGACTTGGTGGCGAGCACCAGGTCGCAGGCCAGCGCGACCGAAGCACCGGCGCCGGCGGCGATGCCGTTGACCGCCGCGATGGTCGGCACGCGCAGGTTCTGCAGGCGCAGGATCAGCGGCTTGTAATTGGCTTCGACGACATTGCCGATGTCCGGCATCTTGCCGTTGATGCTGGCCATGTCCGGATCGGCCAGGTCCTGGCCGGCACAGAAGGCGCGGCCGGCACCGGTCAACACCAGAACGCGGATGTTTTTGTTGGTCTGGACGTGGTCGAGCGCGTCGCGCAGCTCGGCATGCATGGCGCCGGTGAAGCTGTTCAGCTTGTCCGGGCGGTTCAGGGTCAGGCGGGCGACGCCGGCCTCGACGTCAAACTTGATGTTTTCGTAGGTCATTCAATTCTCCAAAACGCGTGCAGAAATCGTCGCGAGCCCGTTCAGGCCGGCCTGAGCAGCGCAGTCGTACGCATGTACGGCGAGCAGCGCAGGGCCGGGATGGGCGGGCGCAGTAGATTTATGCATGCGTTCAAACGTGGTAGCGGCGCTGGACGACTACGAATCGGTTGGCGACGAAAGCGGCATCGGCATAGGACGCATTGGCGGCCGGATTGCCGCCGGTGCCGTGGTAGTCGGAATAGGCCGCCGACTGGTTCACGAAGACGCCGCCGGTCAGGTTGATCGACAGGGCGACCTTGGAACGCATGGTGGCGGCGGTCATCGCGTCGAGTACGTCGGCGCTGGTCGAGTAGATGCCGGCGGTCAGGGCGCCGTGGGTGGAAATGATGCGTTCGGACAGCGCAATCGCGGCGGCGGTGTCGGCGACCTTGACGATGAAGCTGATCGGGCCGAAGCGCTCTTCCATGTAGGCCTTCTCGTCGGCGGCATCGCAGGCGAGCAGGACCGGGGTGCGCACTTCCGACTTCGGGAATTCCGGGTTGTCGAGCCTGGTCGAGGCGAGGATGACCTTGCCCAGCGCGCCGCTGTCGGCTTCATTGATGCGCTTCAGCGTATCGGCCGACTGCACGGCGCCGAGCACGGCGAGGGCAACTTCCGGCTTGGACAGGAAGCCGGAGACGGCTTTTGCCAGGTCGGCACAGACCTCGTCGTAGCTCTTGTGGCCGTCTTCCGTTTCGATGCCGCCGGCCGGCACGAAGATCGCCTGCGAGGTGGTGCACATCTGGCCGGAGTAGAGCGACAGCGTGAAGGCCAGGTTGCGCAGCATCGGCTTGTAGGCGTCGGTCGAGTCGATGACGATGTTGTTAACGCCGGCCAGCTCGGCATAGACGCGGGCCTGGCGGCAGTTGTCGATCAGCCATTGGCCGAAGACGTTGCTGCCGGTGAAGTCGATCGACTTGACGGCCGGATCGGTCACCAGCTTTTGCGTCGTGGCGCGGTCGGCAACGCACAGCGTGACCAGGTTGGGATCGATGCCGTTCTCGGCCAGCACGGCGCGGATGGTGCGTACGGTGATCGCGGCCGGCAGGATGGCGTTGCTGTGCGGCTTGACGATCACGGCATTGCCGGTGGCGAGCGTGGCAAACAGGCCGGGGTAGGTGTTCCAGGTCGGGAAGGTGCCGCAGCCGACCACAACGCCGACGCCATGGCCGACCAGTTCGAAGTGCTTCTTCATGACCAGCGGCGGGTTCTTGCCCTGCGGCTTTTCCCAGGTCGTTTCAGTCGGCACGAAGCTTTGTTCGCGGTAGGCGTAGGCCACGGCTTCGAGGCCGCGGTCCTGGGCGTGCGGGGCGCCGGCCTGGAAGGCCATCATCCAGCCCTGGCCGGTGGTCATCATCACGGCATGGGCGAGTTCAAAGCTCTGCTGGTTAAGGCGCGACAAAATTTCCAGGCAGATGCCGGTGCGGCCGTCGGCGCCGGCTTTCTGCCAGCCGAACATGGCCTGCTGGCCGGCAGCGATCAGCGCAGCGTGGTCGCAGACGGGATATTGCACATTCAAATCGATGCCGTAGGGCGACTGTTCGCCACCGGTCCAGCCGCTCTGGCCGGGCTGGCCGAGTTCGAAGTTCTGACCGAGGTGGGCCTCGAAAGCTTTCTTGCCATCTTCGGCCGCCGTTTCGCCATAAGTCTTCGGGCTCGGCATCTCGTTATAGGCCGACCAGTAGCCACGGGTGTGAATGGCGTTGAGGGCACCGTCGAGCGTGGCGCGGTGTTTTTCCAGTAGTTGGGCGGACATCCATATCTCCTTGGGGCTTTTTTCTTGGGCAAGTGCGCTGCAGTGCGGCGCGAATCTGGGCGAACGATACGAAGTTGCTCGCATGTTGTCAATTGTTTGTATCGTAAAAATACCAATTTTTCGTGGTTATGTTTAGTAAAAACGATTTTGACGCAGTGCAAAAAATGAATAAAAACAATGGCGAAAAATGTTTTGTGCGCAAAATTTTTTGCGAGATTCTGAAATGTAAAATTTGTTCTGAAAAATATTTTACACAAAGCGATACAAAAAACGTTGACACGTGGTGTTGGTAAGTATCATTATTCGATCCACGCCATCCGGGCACCTGGATGACTTACCAACCTGAGACGAAAACCCCGCCAAGGAGGAGATATGGCTAGCAACAAGGAACGTTTTGCCGACAAGATGGAATTCCCGCCGGAAATCCAGCAGCCCAACATCTATCCGCTGTCCTGGAACAGCAAGACCAAGAAGTTGCAGGAAGTCTGGGAAGCCGCCCGTCGCGAAGACTGGGATCCGGAAAAACTGCCCTGGGATACGCTGGATGTAGACAGCTACACCTGGGAAGAGCGCGAATCCATCGCCTACTGGTGGAGCCTGCTCTCCGTGTTCGATGCTTCCGCACCGCCGGTTTTTGCCGAAGCGCTGATCAAGACCTATGAAGTGCATGAGGAAGATCCGGTTCGCAAGTGCTTCTTCTCTGTCACCCGCGACGAGCAGAACCACGAAATCATGTGCGGCCTGGCTATCACCAAGCTGCTCGGCCATCCGGACCCGATCACCTACGTGCCGAAGACCGACCTCGGCCGCCGCCTGCAGAAGAACGTGCAGTGGCTGTACTTCAACGGCGCCCGCTACTGGACCGGCTACAAGCAAGCCGTGCCCAAGTACGACCTGGCGGTATTGTTCAGCTCCTTCCTGATGGGCGAAATCGCTGCCGCCACCATCTTCAAGCAGATGTTCGACAACTCCCGCGAAGCCGTCTTCAAGGAAGGTTTCAAGAACATCGGCCGCGACGAAGGCCGCCACATGGCGATCTGCATGGCCGTCATGGAACGCGACTACCCGGGCCTCAAGGAAGAAACCAAGGCTGTCGTCACCAAGCAGATCCGCGCCGGTTACCTGTTCCTGTCGGCCGTGCTGTTCGAGCCGCCGATGGAATTCTGGGACCTGCCGGAAGACTTCATCGCCAACCAGCGTGAAGGCGAAGAAGTTGCCCGCGGCGCCGGTTTCGGCATCCCGAGCTACGAAGCCAAGCTGGAAAACTGGCGCAACGCGATGATCAACCTGAAGGGCGTGCTCGACAAATACAACATCCCCTTCCCGGCGATTCCGGAAGTCGGCATCACCGGTCAGGAAGTCAGCGACGTCGATCTGGACGACATCATTCCGGTCTTCTGATCGGTCGACCGTGTAAAAAAAGCAAAAACGGCCGGTACCCCGCAAGGGGCGCCGGCTTTGCCGCAATAGAGAAAACAAAAGCGAGGAAGAGACAAAATGGCGAAGATCATCATGCAGCCGTCTGGTAAATCGGTCGATTGCGCCTACGGCGATACCGTCCTGATGGCATTGGAAAAATCCGGCTACGCGCTGCCCAACAACTGCCGCGCCGGTGCCTGTGGCGAATGCAAGGTCAAGGTCACGTCCGGCCAGTTCGACCAGGGCATGGTGCTCGACATGGCGCTGTCGCAGGACGAACGCAAGCAGGGCTATGGCCTGATGTGTATGGCCAAGCCGATTTCCGAGGAAATCAGCATCGAGTGGGGCACCGAGGACGCCAAGCCGAAACTCTTCCCGCCGCGCGAAGACGCGCTCTTTGTGGTTACTGACAAGAAACAGATCGCCGCCCGCGTCGTCGAGCTGCGCTTGCGTCCGGTCGGCCAGCCGATCCGCTACTGGCCCGGCCAGTACGTGACGCTCGGCAATCCGCGCGCCGACATTCCGGCCCGCGCCTATTCCATTTCCAACGCACCGCGCCCGGATGGCGAACTGGTGCTGCAAATTGCCCGCGCCGAAGGCGGCGTGACCAGCAACTGGGTGCATGACCAGCTTGCGGTCGGCGAGGGCGTCAAGGTTTCCGGCGCCTACGGCACCTTCATCGGCGATCCGTCGGTCGATACGCCGGTGCTCTGCATCGCCGCCGGCACCGGCCTGGCGCCCGTGCTGGCGCTGGCCGAAGCGGCACTGCGTCGCGGCTTCAAGAAGCCGGTGACCATGCTCTTCTCGGCGCGCACCAAGGCTGACGTCTATAGCCAGGGCATGATGGCCTGGTGGCGCACCAAGCACCGCAACTTCGACTACAAGGTGACGCTGACCCGCGAAGAAGCCGAGGGTTTCCTCAAGGGCCGCATCGATGTCGTGCTGCCGCAGATGTTCAAGGATCTCTCCAAGCACACCATCTTCATTGCCGGCAGCCCGGAGTTTGTCGATGCCGGCGTTGCCGCCGTCAAAGCGCTCGGCGCGCAGGACGAGTTGGTGCATAGCGAGGGCTTCTTCGCGCAGCAGCAGCCGGTCACGGCGGATGCCGACCATCTGCTGGCCCACTGATCGATTTTTGCCCATTTGCAGCGGTCGACCGCTGCAAAACAATAAAAACGGAGACGACATGAACAACCATCGCCCGCGGGCAGGGAGGCTGTGATGCTTGCCCAGTTCCTGCAATTCCTCTTTTCCGGGATCACGGTCGGCGCCACCTACGCGCTGGCTGCGCTCGGCTTCACGCTGATCTACAACGCCAGCAACGTGATCAACTTCGCCCAAGGCGAATTCATCATGCTGGGCGGCATGCTTGCCGTGTTCTTCACGCAGGCCGGGCTGCCGCTGCCGGTCGCGCTGCTGCTCGCCATCCTGATCCCGGCCATCGTCGGCGTGCTGATCGAAAAGCTCGCCATCGAGCCGGTCAAGGGCGCCGAACCGGTCACCCTGATCATCATCACCATCGGTGCCTCGCTGGTCATTCGCGGCCTGACCGCGGTGATCTTCGGCAAGGGCACGCACAGCCTGCCGGCCTTCTCGGGCGATGCACCGATCGAGATTCTCGGTGCGACGCTGCTGCCGCAGAGCCTGTGGGTGCTCGGCGTGACCGCCGTGGTGGTTGTGGCGCTGTGGTATTTCTTCAACCGCACGCTGCACGGCAAGGCCATGCTGGCGACCTCGTTCAACCGCCTGGCGGCTGAGCTGGTCGGCATCAACACCTCCTGGGTGCTGTTCATGAGCTTCGCGATGTCGGCGGCGCTCGGTGCGCTGGGCGGCATTCTGCTCACCCCGATCACGCTGACCTCCTACGACGTCGGGATCATGCTCGGCCTCAAGGGCTTCGTCGCCGCCGTGCTGGGCGGCCTGGGCAACGGCCTCGGTGCCGTGGTTGGCGGCCTGCTGGTCGGCATCCTCGAAGCGATGGGCGCCGGCTACATTTCGTCCGCCTACAAGGACGCGATGCCTTTCGTGCTCATCCTGTTCATTCTCTTCTTCATGCCGCGCGGCCTGTTCGGCGGCAAATCGACGGATCGGGTCTGACATGAAGAAATCTGTCTACAACGGCCTTTACCTGGTCATCGCCATCCTGCTGGTGCTGCCTTTCGTGCTGCCCAACAGCTTCTACCTCGATCTGGCCATCCGCATGGCGATCAATGCCGTGATCGTGCTCGGCCTCAACCTCCTGATCGGCTTTGCCGGCCAGATCAGTCTTGGCCACGCCGGTTTCCTCGGTATCGGCGCCTATGCCTCGGCCGTGTTGCCGACGCATTTCGGCTGGCATCCGCTGCTTGCCATGGGCGCCGGCGCCGCCACCACCGGCATTCTTGCCGCCCTGGTGGCGCGTCCGATCTTCAAGCTCAAGGGCAACTACCTGGCGATGGCGACGCTCGGGCTGGGCATCATCATCAACATCGCCCTGCGCAACGAAGCGCAATGGACGGGCGGGCCGGACGGCATGCCGGTGCCGGGCATGGGCCTGTTCGGCTTCGAGCTGGCCAGCGACAAGCACTGGTACTGGGTCGTCGCGCTGCTGCTCTCGGTGTCGGTGTGGGCTTCGCTCAACCTGATCGATTCGCCCTTCGGCCGGGCGCTGCGTGCGCTGCACGGCTCCGAAGTCGCGGCGCAGGTGGTCGGCGTCGATATCGTGCGCTACAAGGTCGCGATCTTCGTGCTCTCCGCCGTTTTCGCCAGCCTGATGGGCAGCGTCACGGCGCATTACGTCGGTTTCGTCAGCCCCAACTTCGCCGACTTCTTCCATTCCATCGAACTGGTCACCATGGTGGTGATCGGCGGCATGGCCTCGGTGTACGGCTCGCTGGTCGGCGCCGTGCTGCTGACCGCGCTGCCGCAGGCGCTGGCCACCTTCGAAGGCTGGGAAACCGTGGTCTTCGGCGCCATCCTGATGCTCTCGATGATCTTCCTGCCCAAGGGCCTGGTGCCGACGCTGGCAGCCAAATTCGGCAAGGGGAACTGAACATGTCGCTACTCGAAGTCAAGGACCTGTCCATCCATTTTGGTGGCGTCAAGGCGGTGCAGAACGTCTCGTTCAACATCGACGCCGGCATCGTCTATTCCGTGATCGGCCCGAACGGCGCCGGCAAGACGACGCTGTTCAACCTGATCACCGGCGTCTACAAGCCGACTACGGGCGAAATCCGTCTCGACGGCGAAGCCATCCACGGCAAGTCGCCCAACGAACTGGCCCGGCGCGGCGTGGCGCGCACCTTCCAGAACCTGCAGATCTGCATGAACATGACGGCCATCGAAAACGTCATGGTCGGCGCCCACCTGCGTCTGGACCGCAACCTGGTCAAGGCGGCGCTGCGCTTCCCCGGCCTGAAAAGGCGCGACCGCGAAATGCGTGCCGAAGCAGCGCAACTGATGGACTTCGTCGGCCTCGGCCAGTACGTCGAAACCCGCGCCGACGCGATGTCCTACGGTGCCCTCAAACGCCTGGAAATCGCCCGCGCCCTGGCCATGCAGCCGCGCCTGATCTTCCTCGACGAACCCGCCGCCGGCCTGAATCCCAAGGAAACCATCGAGATCGACCACCTGGTGCGCAAGATCGCCGACTCCGGCGTGACCGTGGTGCTCGTCGAACACGACATGAAGATGGTCATGAACCTGTCGGACCGCATCTTGGTGCTCGACTACGGCAAGAAGCTGACCGAGGGCACGGGCGAGGAAATCAGAAAAAATCCCGATGTGATTGCGGCTTATCTGGGCGCTCACGCGTAACAAGGGGAAGAACATGGAAGCACTACGCATCATCACCGAAGAGCACCAGAACCTCTGGCGCATCGCCACCACGCTGGACATGGTGGCTGACGAGATCGACGCCGGCAGCAAGGTCGAGACGCCGTTCTTCAGCTCGGTCTTCGACTACATCGAGCAGTTCATGGACCGCGCCCACCACGCCAAGGAAGACGCCTTCCTCTTCCCGGCGCTGCGCCTGCGCTCGCCGGCAGCGGCGGCGATCCTCGACCGCCTGCAGGTCGAGCACGTCAACGGCCCGGAAGTGCTGCGCGATTTGCGCACCAAACTGGCGTCGACCGCTGGCGGCGGCGAAAGCAATGCCGCCTTCACGGCGGCGCTACGCAACTACACGTCGGCGATCAAGAACCACATCCGCAGCGAGGAAAAGGACGCCATGCCGCTCGCCCGCGAGGTGCTGACCGGCGACGACTGGGCCGAAATCGACCGTGCCTTTCTCGACAACGACGACCCGCTGTTCGGCGGCAAGGCGCGCGCCGAATTCCGCGAACTGTTCCACCGCATCGCCAGCCTGGCGCCGGAATCGATCGGCCTCGGCGCGCACAGCACCGGCGAGCTGCAACCCGGCGCCGCCAGCGGGCCGGGCGATGTGCTGCTCTCGGTCAAGGGCATGGAAAGCTGCTACGGCCGGATCAAGGCCCTCAAAGGCATCGACCTTGAAGTGCGCAAGGGCGAACTGGTCGCGCTGGTCGGCGCCAACGGTGCCGGCAAGACCACCTTCCTGCGCACGCTCTCCGGCGTGCAGGCGATGAGCGCCGGCCAGATCATGTTCGACGGCGAAGACATCAGCAAACTGCGCGCTGACCTGCGCATGCGCCGCGGCATCTGCCAAAGCCCGGAAGGCCGCCAGGTCTTCGGCCCGCTCAGCATCGAGGACAACCTGCGCCTGGGCGCCTACACCCAGCCGAAAGGGCAGGTCGAAGGCGATCTCGAAAAGATTTTTGCGATGTTCCCGATCCTCAAGGAAAAGCGCAACCTGCCGGCCGGCACGCTCTCCGGCGGCCAGCAGCAGATGCTCGCCATCGGCCGCGCCCTGATGGGCCGCCCGAAAATGCTCCTGCTCGACGAACCGTCGATGGGCCTCGCGCCGCTGCTCGTCGAAGAAGTCTTCAACGTCGTCAAGACGCTGAAAGCCCAGGGCATGACCATCTTCCTCGTCGAACAGAACGCCTTCGCCGCCCTCGCCATCGCCGACCGCGGCTACGTCCTCGAAACCGGCCACATCACCCTGACCGGCACCGGCCAGGAACTGATCAGCAACGAACAGGTCCGGGCGGCTTATCTCGGGATGTAGGGAAATGGGTGGTTTTTAGCGGTTGACCGGTGAAAACGGGCGCTTTTTGGGGCGCCCGTTTTTTTGGGGGGAGGGCTGTTGTTCGGCCAATGTGGTCGTTAGCATCAGCTAATTCAGATGGCCGTTATCTGACTTCTACCAGACGTTACTTATCAAAATACATCTAATAGACAACGCAAATGCATAAGTGATGGTCTTCAACCGGCTTTTGCTAGAAAATGCCCAGCTATTCTTGGAACAACAATAACGAAAAAGCGTAAGCCACCGCCATGTCGAACCCTTTCTTCGATCATCCGATCCTGAATTCCCCGTATGAGCGCCCTGCACGTCACTGGGAGTTGGACGAATCGGGGCAGCCAACGCAGCAAGTTCTGGATGCGCGTCGCCGTGCCGAGTTCATCACACCGATACCCAAGCCGAAGAAGCAAAAGAAGATGCCAAGGCAGGAAGGTTTCATCTTCGACGAAGGCGTGGGGCTATCCACCAAAGCGCAGCAGTACGATCCAACCTCGATCATTAACGAGGTGCGTAACCACGTAGACGCGTGGCGCGCGCTCCCGAATCCGAACCAGTGGCAGGTTACGCCTGAGACGGCGCGCCTGCTCCTGCACTGGCGGCACCACGGTTTCAACGGTGTTCGGCCCTTTTTCTGTCAGGTCGAAGCGGCTGAAACAGCCATCTGGCTGACCGAGGTTGCACCCAGCACAAAGCACGGCAAACGCCTGCTCGAACACCTCGCAGCCGCCAACAAGGACGCCAACCCGGAGTTGATGCGGCTGGCCCTCAAGCTAGCCACTGGGGCGGGCAAGACAACCGTGATGGCCATGCTGATTGCCTGGCAGACCATCAACGCGGTGCGTCGTCCGAGCAGCAAACAGTTCACACGTGGCTTTCTTATCTGTGCGCCGGGCCTCACCATCAAGGACCGGCTACGCGTACTGCAACCACATGACCCCGACAGCTACTACAAAGAACGGGAACTGGTGCCGGCCGACATGCTCGATGACATGGGCCGCGCCAAGATCGTCATCACCAACTATCACGCCTTCAAGCTGCGCGAGCGCATCGATATTTCCAAGGGTGGGCGGCAACTGCTCAAGGGGCGCACTGGCGACGAAATCGTCACCACGGAAACCGAAGGCCAGATGCTCCAGCGTGTCATGCCCGACCTGATGGGCATGAAGAACATCCTGGCCATCAACGATGAAGCCCACCACTGCTACCGTGAAAAGCCCCTGGGCGCAGGCATTGGTGACGATGAAGAACTGAAAGGCGACGAGAAGAAAGAGGCCGATAAAAACAACGAAGCCGCCCGGTTGTGGATCTCCGGGCTCGAAGCCGTCAATCGCAAGCTGGGTCTATCCCGCGTCTTCGATCTATCCGCCACGCCGTTTTTCCTACGCGGTTCAGGCTACGCCGAAGGCACGCTATTCCCCTGGACGATGAGCGACTTCTCGCTAATGGACGCCATCGAATGCGGCATCGTCAAACTGCCGCGCGTGCCGGTCGCGGAAAACATCCCCGGTGAAGAAATGCCGGTCTTCCGCAACCTCTGGGAGAACATCCGCAAGGACATGCCCAAAAAAGGGCGCGGCTCCAATCAGGAACTCGACCCGCTCAAGCTGCCGACCCGGCTGCAAACCGCGCTGCAAGCGCTTTACGGGCATTACGAGAAGACCTTCAAGCTCTGGCAGGATGCCGGAATCTCCGTGCCGCCGTGTTTCATCGTGGTCTGCCAGAACACCGCCATTTCCAAGCTCGTCTATGACTTCATCTCGGGCTTTCAACGCAAGAACGACGACGGCAGCAGCACGCTGGAAAACGGCCGTTTGCCCCTGTTCCGCAACTTCGACGACACCACCGGCAACCCCCTACCACGCCCCAATACGCTGCTGATCGACAGCGAGCAACTCGAAGCTGGTGACGCGCTGGACGACAAGTTTCATGACATGGCGGCCGATGAAATCGAGCGCTTTCGTCGCGAAATCATCGAGCGCACCGGCGATGTCCGCGCCGGTGACAACATCACTGATCAGGCCCTGCTGCGCGAAGTCATGAACACCGTCGGCAAGGCCGGGCAACTCGGCGGTGCGATCCGCTGCGTCGTCTCGGTGTCGATGCTCACCGAAGGCTGGGACGCGAATACCGTGACCCACGTGCTGGGCATTCGCGCTTTCGGCACGCAACTGCTGTGCGAACAGGTCATCGGCCGCGCCCTGCGTCGCCAGTCCTACGAACTCAACGACGAGGGCCAGTTCAACGTCGAATACGCCGACGTTTTCGGCATCCCCTTCGACTTCACCGCCAAGCCGGTCATCAGCCCGCCGCAACCGCCACGCGAAACGGTGCAGGTCAAAGCCATGCGCCCCGAGCGCGACGCCCTCGAAATCACCTTCCCGCGGGTCGAGGGCTACCGCGTCGAATTGCCCGAAGAACGCCTGCTGGCCAACTTCAACGAGGAATCCACGCTTGTCCTGACGCCCGATCTCGTCGGGCCGTCACAAACCCAGAACTCGGGGATCATCGGTCAGTCGGCCGACATGACCCTGCAGCATCTGGGCGATGTGCGCTCCTCCACCTTGCTCTTCCACCTCACCCAGCGCCTGCTCTACACCAAGTGGCGCGACCCCGGCGAGGAACCCAAGCTGCACCTGTTCGGCCAGCTCAAGCGCATTACCAAGGAATGGCTCGACAATCATCTGGAATGCAAGGGCGGAACCTACCCCGCGCTGCTCATGTATCAGGAACTGGCCGACATGGCCTGCAACCGGATCACCGCCGCCATCACCCGCCACTTTCTCGGCGAACGGCCCATCAAGGCGCTGCTCGATCCTTACAACCCCAGCGGCTCGACCCGCCACGTGCGGTTCAACACCTCCAAGGCCGACCGCTGGCAAACCAGTTCCCAGCGCTGCCACATCAACTGGGTTGTGCTCGATAGCGACTGGGAGGGCGAATTCTGCCGCGTCGCTGAAATGCACCCCAAGGTCAGTGCCTACGTCAAGAACCATGGCCTCGGCTTTGAAGTGCCCTATCGCTACGGCTCGGAAACGCGCAAATACCTGCCCGACTTCATCGTGCTGGTCGACGACGGCCACGGGCCGGATGACCTGTTGCGCCTGGTCGTCGAAATCAAAGGCTATCGACGCGAGGACGCCAAGGAAAAGAAATCGACCATGGACACCTACTGGGTGCCCGGCGTCAATCACCTTGGCTCCTACGGGCGCTGGGCCTTTGCCGAGTTCACCGACGTCTTCCAGATGCAGGACGATTTCGCCAAGAAGGTGGAGGCCGAATTCGGACGCATGATAGCTGTGGCCGTTCAGAAGGGAGTGGATCATGAATAACATCAAGCTATTCGAGTCGAAGCAAATTCGCTCCGCTTGGGATGATGCCGCCCAACGCTGGGTTTTTGCCATTGTCGATGTGATCGCGGTGCTCACCGAAAGCCCCAATCCGCCGGTCTATTGGCGCGTGCTCAAGAAGCGCCTGCTGGCCGAAGGAAATGAAACCGTTACAAGCTGTAACGCTTTGAAGCTGACCGCAGCCGACGGCAAACAGCGCCTTACCGATGTGGCGGATACTGAGCAACTCCTGCGCCTAATCCAGTCCATTCCTTCCCCCAAGGCCGAACCCTTCAAACGTTGGCTGGCCAAGGTCGGCTACGAACGCCTTGAAGAAATTGAAAACC
The DNA window shown above is from Quatrionicoccus australiensis and carries:
- the paaG gene encoding 2-(1,2-epoxy-1,2-dihydrophenyl)acetyl-CoA isomerase PaaG, producing MTYENIKFDVEAGVARLTLNRPDKLNSFTGAMHAELRDALDHVQTNKNIRVLVLTGAGRAFCAGQDLADPDMASINGKMPDIGNVVEANYKPLILRLQNLRVPTIAAVNGIAAGAGASVALACDLVLATKSASFLQAFSKIGLIPDTGGTWFLPQRVGMARAMGLALLADKLPAEKAADWGLIWQCVEDAEFAAAVDALARQLSTAPTKALVRTRQAMHAAPGHTLEQQLSLEGSYMRELGWSPDYAEGVAAFMEKRVPKFTGE
- the paaN gene encoding phenylacetic acid degradation protein PaaN produces the protein MSAQLLEKHRATLDGALNAIHTRGYWSAYNEMPSPKTYGETAAEDGKKAFEAHLGQNFELGQPGQSGWTGGEQSPYGIDLNVQYPVCDHAALIAAGQQAMFGWQKAGADGRTGICLEILSRLNQQSFELAHAVMMTTGQGWMMAFQAGAPHAQDRGLEAVAYAYREQSFVPTETTWEKPQGKNPPLVMKKHFELVGHGVGVVVGCGTFPTWNTYPGLFATLATGNAVIVKPHSNAILPAAITVRTIRAVLAENGIDPNLVTLCVADRATTQKLVTDPAVKSIDFTGSNVFGQWLIDNCRQARVYAELAGVNNIVIDSTDAYKPMLRNLAFTLSLYSGQMCTTSQAIFVPAGGIETEDGHKSYDEVCADLAKAVSGFLSKPEVALAVLGAVQSADTLKRINEADSGALGKVILASTRLDNPEFPKSEVRTPVLLACDAADEKAYMEERFGPISFIVKVADTAAAIALSERIISTHGALTAGIYSTSADVLDAMTAATMRSKVALSINLTGGVFVNQSAAYSDYHGTGGNPAANASYADAAFVANRFVVVQRRYHV
- a CDS encoding 2Fe-2S iron-sulfur cluster-binding protein — encoded protein: MAKIIMQPSGKSVDCAYGDTVLMALEKSGYALPNNCRAGACGECKVKVTSGQFDQGMVLDMALSQDERKQGYGLMCMAKPISEEISIEWGTEDAKPKLFPPREDALFVVTDKKQIAARVVELRLRPVGQPIRYWPGQYVTLGNPRADIPARAYSISNAPRPDGELVLQIARAEGGVTSNWVHDQLAVGEGVKVSGAYGTFIGDPSVDTPVLCIAAGTGLAPVLALAEAALRRGFKKPVTMLFSARTKADVYSQGMMAWWRTKHRNFDYKVTLTREEAEGFLKGRIDVVLPQMFKDLSKHTIFIAGSPEFVDAGVAAVKALGAQDELVHSEGFFAQQQPVTADADHLLAH
- a CDS encoding branched-chain amino acid ABC transporter permease, which translates into the protein MLAQFLQFLFSGITVGATYALAALGFTLIYNASNVINFAQGEFIMLGGMLAVFFTQAGLPLPVALLLAILIPAIVGVLIEKLAIEPVKGAEPVTLIIITIGASLVIRGLTAVIFGKGTHSLPAFSGDAPIEILGATLLPQSLWVLGVTAVVVVALWYFFNRTLHGKAMLATSFNRLAAELVGINTSWVLFMSFAMSAALGALGGILLTPITLTSYDVGIMLGLKGFVAAVLGGLGNGLGAVVGGLLVGILEAMGAGYISSAYKDAMPFVLILFILFFMPRGLFGGKSTDRV
- a CDS encoding branched-chain amino acid ABC transporter permease, whose translation is MKKSVYNGLYLVIAILLVLPFVLPNSFYLDLAIRMAINAVIVLGLNLLIGFAGQISLGHAGFLGIGAYASAVLPTHFGWHPLLAMGAGAATTGILAALVARPIFKLKGNYLAMATLGLGIIINIALRNEAQWTGGPDGMPVPGMGLFGFELASDKHWYWVVALLLSVSVWASLNLIDSPFGRALRALHGSEVAAQVVGVDIVRYKVAIFVLSAVFASLMGSVTAHYVGFVSPNFADFFHSIELVTMVVIGGMASVYGSLVGAVLLTALPQALATFEGWETVVFGAILMLSMIFLPKGLVPTLAAKFGKGN
- a CDS encoding ABC transporter ATP-binding protein gives rise to the protein MSLLEVKDLSIHFGGVKAVQNVSFNIDAGIVYSVIGPNGAGKTTLFNLITGVYKPTTGEIRLDGEAIHGKSPNELARRGVARTFQNLQICMNMTAIENVMVGAHLRLDRNLVKAALRFPGLKRRDREMRAEAAQLMDFVGLGQYVETRADAMSYGALKRLEIARALAMQPRLIFLDEPAAGLNPKETIEIDHLVRKIADSGVTVVLVEHDMKMVMNLSDRILVLDYGKKLTEGTGEEIRKNPDVIAAYLGAHA
- a CDS encoding ATP-binding cassette domain-containing protein, whose amino-acid sequence is MEALRIITEEHQNLWRIATTLDMVADEIDAGSKVETPFFSSVFDYIEQFMDRAHHAKEDAFLFPALRLRSPAAAAILDRLQVEHVNGPEVLRDLRTKLASTAGGGESNAAFTAALRNYTSAIKNHIRSEEKDAMPLAREVLTGDDWAEIDRAFLDNDDPLFGGKARAEFRELFHRIASLAPESIGLGAHSTGELQPGAASGPGDVLLSVKGMESCYGRIKALKGIDLEVRKGELVALVGANGAGKTTFLRTLSGVQAMSAGQIMFDGEDISKLRADLRMRRGICQSPEGRQVFGPLSIEDNLRLGAYTQPKGQVEGDLEKIFAMFPILKEKRNLPAGTLSGGQQQMLAIGRALMGRPKMLLLDEPSMGLAPLLVEEVFNVVKTLKAQGMTIFLVEQNAFAALAIADRGYVLETGHITLTGTGQELISNEQVRAAYLGM